A window of Macrotis lagotis isolate mMagLag1 chromosome 1, bilby.v1.9.chrom.fasta, whole genome shotgun sequence genomic DNA:
GAACTGCAGATGACTCCTAGTTTGGGAACCTCAGTGGTAGTTATTTATTATAcaagttttattttgtattggtgttaaataaaagttaaaatagtaaTGCTCTAAATATATAAGAATTCTGTAATCTCTTACATTAACTCCAAGGACTCCTATGAGTCCTCTGCATATAGGTTGGGAGTCATTGATCTGTAAGATCCAAGGTAAGTTGATACagatgcacatacacacacatcacacCAGTGAAAGGGTCAATGGTATTAGTAAGGAAACAATTTCCATTTGCTCTGGAGGATAAAGATATTCCTGAGACAGTTTTAATCACATTTGTGGTCTGTAGCCTATATCTTAGCACTTGGCTATTCATCGTTTTATATTCTACTGTCACTTTAATTAGTGACCTCCTCTGTTTCTTCTACTTGCCATAGGGATGAGCCTGGGCTCCTGAAGACTATGCTAGCAGAACACAAACTTTGGCAGCTCCCCTTAGAAGACTTCAAGTATAGTCCCCAGCACTGGAATTGTGTCCATCATCTCAGGACCAGCATAGTGAGAAGGAAGGAGAACACTCACAGCCTCATCTCAAGGAGGACCACAAAGGGatatttttttctagctataGAAATGAACGAAGATTGTCCAGAAGTGTGGAAGAAATGAGGAATGTTGATGGAAGAACTGCAGTAAATGATTGAAGAATTGTGAAAAAATGCATTAGATTTTTAACCAAAGGATTTggtttcaaattctacctttcttTCCTGATTGATATTAGGTAGTTaatctttagtttcctcatctgcaaaagggtGGTAATAATACTTGCACTACATACCTCACAGAATAGTTTTGAGGACCAAAAATTGTAAAGTGACTTATAGATAAACTCCATATATTATATTACCTGACTGTTACTCTAGATTCTTCCAGAATCTTTTTTTGGCTTCCATTCACCATCATTATCCACCAGGCTCTAAAATTTGTCAACCTTCCCCACATGTCCCATGAGTCTTAGAGCCAAACAATCATGGGGTCACTTGGCTGGGAacaagaagtctggaaagggCACCTTTAACATCCTTATTGCGGAGACTATAGACAAATGGGTTGGCAAGAGGAGTAATAGCTGTGTACATCACAGCAGCTGCCATGTCTTGCTCCTGAGAGTTCTGGGAGGGCGGCTGGAAGTAGACCCAAATAATGGTGCCATAGAGGAAAGTGACCATGGTAAGATGTGAACCACAGGTAGAGAAAGCCCTCTTTCGGCCAGCAGCTGAGGGAAGGTGCAATATGGTAGCTGCAATGCAAGCATAAGAGAGTAGAATGAGAGCACAGGGTCCCAGCATAAGTAACCCACCCTCCAGAAAGATGGCCAGCTCATTGGTTTGAGTGTCAGAACAGGATGTCTTCAATAGGGGCCTGTGGTCACAAAAAAAGTGTGGGAGGTGGATAGCACCCTCATTGTCAACAGCCCACTGGAGGGGTAATAGTAGCCCTGCATGCAGAAGAGAGTGAATAAAAGACACAAGCCAAcaagaagccagtaagcaggcaCACACCTGCTGATTCATTACAACTGGATAGTGCAATGGGTCACAGATGGCCACATAACGGTCCAGGGCCATGACAGCCACCACCAGTGTATCTGTGACACCGAAAacatagaagaagaaaaattgaattagGCAACGGACAGCAGGGATGGATGGTTGGGCAGAAGCCAGGTGAACCAGCAGTTGAGGCAAAGTAACTGTAGCCAGCCCTGTATCAACCACTGAAAGACCACGTAGCAGATAGTACATGGGTGTGTTGAGTCTTGAGTCTTGAGTGATGAGCAGGACTAGTGTTAAGTTACCCACTATAGCACCCATATAGACAgtcaaaaacagaaggaaaagaagacttTGTGGAGGACCACCTTTCCACAACTCCACTAGAAGGAATATTGGTGTGTGGGATGCATTAGAAGAACAAACCATGGTGTAGGAAGGGAAGGTCAGATGAGAGAGATGTCCTTCTTCAAAGAGATCTCAACATCAAACAGTCAGCATCAATTTAGTTCTGAAGTTATTTTCCTATGTGATATTTTCAGTCTCTCCCTCTCTTATGACTCTTCTTTCTGTACCTTTAGTTAATCAATAAAGCAACAAAATTGTATATGTATGGTAATTAGACACTATTGGGGACAGGCAGAGGTGACACAAATCATAATGTCTTTAGTCTTAAGAAGCTTTCAGTCtagtagaaaaaataataaaaccccATCAAAAGTGTCACAACTTTGTTGAAAACTGTATTATTTGATAAATCCCTTTCTATCTGGATACCAGTTTTATCTGACATGAGAAGCTTGGGAAATAACAACTAAATACTGTCTAATTATAATGAGAAAGCATAGTCCCAGAGAAAATATGTGGAAATATGCCTCTTTCATTTCATTGGAAAGGTAGGGAACTCTAGGTATGGAATTTTGCAATACagttacgtgtgtgtgtgtgtattaatgtCATCtacattgtttaattttttcctttcttataaagAAAGCATTGATGTGCATCGAGCAGAGTTCAGGTATTTGGAGATATCCTATGATGGGAATTATTAAAAGCCCCTTCTGTtctctcaaggaaaaaaaaatcaagggttaTAGTCACCCCAAGTTCTTCAGATCATCTAGGCACAAACAATCAATGCTTTATGCAAGGAATATTTACTGAGATGGAATGAAAgactatatttggaaatgaatgtgaaGTTAAAgcaaaagacatatatatatatatatatatatatatatatatatatatatatatgggacaATACATATACTCTTTGTGTAAAAACAAAAGCCATCTACTTTTCACACATAATAGTATCCCAAAAATCTTAATGTAGTTTTAAATTTTCATAGCCTTATAACTatatgctacacacacacacacacacacacacacacacacatatatatacatatatatatatgtatatatatatatgggacaATACATATACTCTTTGTGTAAAAACAAAAGCCATCTACTTTTCACACATAATAGTATCCCAAAAATCTTAATGTAGTTTTAAATTTTCATAGCCTTATAACTatatgctacacacacacacacacacacacacacacacatacacatatatatacatatatacatatatatatatatatatatatatatatatatatatatatacacacacaaatgaatactggatgtcccaaaagtcttagcgCAGTTTTAAGCAGAACTATTCATATGCCCTATATGTAAACATAtagaaaattagataatatacatatataaaaacatatatatatgcatagggAGAGATATATAGATGGGTACATTGATGCtcaaagatatacatatagaatatggataaagatatggatatggactctatatgtgaataaatatatggatatattatGAGCTAGAATTGTACATAAGACATTCATTCACTTTTGTGAAGGGATTAGACAAGTACCATAGCATAAGAAATTTCAGATGAAGCCCTTTGTTATAGAGATGACTTCTAGAGCCGATTCCAACACTAAAATTCTATGACCTAAGGTCATTTCTAGTCCAAAAGTCTATATTCTATAATAAATACATAGTGTTTGTTAAGGATAAAGTGTTAGAAGTTAGTCAGTCAGtcagttagttagttagttaatCACACTCCTTACTTTGCCACCAACCGGCTTTCTATCTTGGGCAACTCAATTCACCTCAATCATACATGGGAAATACAAGGTTCTTCAATAGGAGTATGAGGAGTCTGGAGAGAAACATGAGACATGAAATTGAAGTCTTCAAAAATCTTAGATACTatcagaaaaagataaataaaaaggg
This region includes:
- the LOC141497497 gene encoding olfactory receptor 1B1-like — protein: MVCSSNASHTPIFLLVELWKGGPPQSLLFLLFLTVYMGAIVGNLTLVLLITQDSRLNTPMYYLLRGLSVVDTGLATVTLPQLLVHLASAQPSIPAVRCLIQFFFFYVFGVTDTLVVAVMALDRYVAICDPLHYPVVMNQQVCACLLASCWLVSFIHSLLHAGLLLPLQWAVDNEGAIHLPHFFCDHRPLLKTSCSDTQTNELAIFLEGGLLMLGPCALILLSYACIAATILHLPSAAGRKRAFSTCGSHLTMVTFLYGTIIWVYFQPPSQNSQEQDMAAAVMYTAITPLANPFVYSLRNKDVKGALSRLLVPSQVTP